Genomic window (Streptomyces sp. TG1A-60):
CGGGGGTGGGGTGGGTGGGATGGTCGGTGGGCCAGGGGGCGGCTGCGGAGGTCGGCACGGGGCTGCGGAGGGCTCGGGACCAGCCGGGCCCCCGGGGTGGGATTCTGCCGGCTCCGGGCGGGCATCGGCGGGCTTGGTCGTGTCATCGGCGACCGGCTGCGGTGGCTGCCCGAACGTTCACGGCGGACCCGGGGGCGGGCGCGGCGGATGAGCCCCGGCCGGGTTGCGGCGGGCCGGCGACTCGGGGCGGGGCGTGAGCGGTCGGTGGTGGGCCGTGGGCTTGTGGCCGGGCGCCGGGCTCCGGGCGCCGGGCGGGCTTTCGGTGGGCGGGTTCCGAGATGCCGGGGCGGCGGTGGCGTGTGAGGCTGAGCGCGTGACTCCTTGGATTCGCTCGGTGCGGGTGACGGGACTGGTTCTCGTCGCCGGGCTTTTTGTGGTCCTGGGGGTGGGGGCCGTACCGACGCACGCCGCCGAGCCCGACCCCGCCACCTCCTGGGCCGGCAGTCGGGCGGGCGAGGGGCGGGAGCGGCCGGGGCGCCAGGACGCCGGTCCCGTGGAACCGGAGGACGACGCGAACGCGCCCCCGGAAGAGCCCGCCCCGGAGCCGGACGGCCCGGACGCCGACGTCGCCCCCTTGCCGTCGCAGAACGCCGCCCCGCCCGTACCGGCCGCCCCGCCCGGAACCGGCACCGCCGAGGAGCCCGTCCTGCAGGTTCTCCCCCTCGGCACCGGACTCATGCTGATGGGCCTTGGCCTCGGGCTGGCCTTCGTGGGGCTGCGGATACGGCGGGACTGAGCAGGGCCGAGCCCGTGCCGTGGCAGGCGACGTCTGCGCGACGGGGCCGAACGCCGTCGGCCGCGCCACCAGGCGTGCACGAGGTGGCGCAGCCGCTGTGCACCCAGGCCGCCGCCTCCGCCGGAAACACGGCCCCGTGGGTGTCGACCAGGTTGCCTCCCCTGCGGCACCCCCACACTGCTGCTCCGGCCTTCCGGCGGCGCTCCCGCGGCCTTCCCGCGGGAAGGCCGGGCAGCCTACGGCGCGACCAGGAGCACCTTGCCGACGTGGCTGCTCTCCTCCAGGACCCGATGGGCCGTGGCCGCGTCGTTCATGGGGATCTCGCGGTCGACGACCGGGCGTACGTGGCCGTCGACGATGAGCGGCCACACGTGTTCACGCACGGCGGCCACGATGGCGGTCTTCTCCTCCAGGGGCCGGGCGCGCAACGAGGTCGCGCTGATGGCGGCGCGCTTGGCGAGGAGGGCGCCGATGTTCAGCTCGCCCTTGATGCCGCCCTGCATACCGATGATCGCGAGGCGGCCGTTGACGGCGAGGACACGGACGTTGCGGTCGAGATACTTGGCGCCCATGTTGTCGAGGATGACGTCCGCGCCCTTGCGGTCCGTGGCCTTCCGGACCTCCTCGACGAAGTCCTGTTCGCGGTAGTTGATCAGGATGTCCGCGCCCAGGGCGGCGCACTGTTCGAGCTTCTCCTTGGTACCCGCGGTGACGGCGACCTTCGCGCCGACGGCCTTGGCGAGCTGGATGGCCATCGTGCCGATGCCGCTGGAGCCGCCGTGCACGAGGAGGGTCTCGCCGGGGCGCAGGTGGGCGATCATGAAGACGTTCGACCAGACGGTGCAGGTCACCTCGGGCAGCGCGGCGGCCCGGTTGAGATCGAGGCCCGTCGGCACGGGCAGCAGTTGGCCGGCCGGGGCGACGGCCTTCTCGGCGTAGCCACCGCCCGAGAGCAGCGCGCACACCTCGTCGCCGACGCTCCACCCGGCCACGCCGGGCCCGATCTCCGCGATGCGCCCGGAGCACTCCAGGCCGGGGGAGGGGGAGGCGCCGGGCGGTGGGTCGTAGAACCCCTGCCGCTGGAGCAGGTCGGCGCGGTTCACAGCGCTCGCCGCCACCTCGACGAGCACTTCGCCCTCGCCGGGCACCGGATCGGGGACCTCGTCCCAGACCAGCGCCTCGGGTCCACCGGGTTCGGGAATCGTGATCGCATACATGAGGGGGACGCTACCCCCGCCCTCCACGCTCAGACCCCAGCCCCGCCCCAGCACTTCCGCCCAGCCCCAGCCCCGGCCGACCTGCGCCCTCGGCCCTCGTAGGCCCGTGTCGCCGACTCCCACCAGCCGCGCCCCCGGCTCCTGTGACCCGCGCCCCGGCACCCACCGGCCTGCGTCCCCGGTCCGATCCTCCTGCCCTCTTGGCCTGATCACGCCCTTGGTCCCGACTAATTGAGGTGCGATCAGTCATCATCGGCGAGACCGTGGAGACCCTACGGCCGCTCGGGTACTCGCGGACGCTCTTCGCCCCGACGCGGAAGCAGGCGAGGCAGTCGTGATTGCCCGCGCGGCCACCGATGAGTTTCGGCGGTCCCGGTGGTCTCCCCTCACGTAGCCCCGGACACGGGCCCCGTACGTGGAAGGACCTCAACATGAGCGCACAGACGTCCGGCCTCGCGATCGAGACCGCGGGTCTGGTGAAGACGTTCGGCGAGACCCGGGCCGTCGACGGAGTCGACCTGGCCGTGCCGGCCGGCACGGTCTACGGCGTCCTCGGCCCGAACGGCGCCGGCAAGACCACCACGGTGAAGATGCTCGCCACCCTGCTGCGACCCGACGGCGGCGAGGCGCACGTCTTCGGTCACGACGTCGTCCGGGAGGCCGACGAGGTGCGCGGCCGGGTGAGCCTGACCGGGCAGTACGCCTCCGTGGACGAGGACCTCACGGGCGCCGAGAACCTGGTGCTGCTCGCCCGGCTCCTCGGCCACGGCAAGCGCTCGGCGCGGCTCCGCGCCGAGCAACTGCTGGAGGCCTTCGGGCTGAGCGAGGCGGCCGGCAAACAGGTCAAGCACTACTCGGGCGGCATGCGGCGCCGTATCGACATCGCCGCGTCCATCCTGAACACGCCCGACCTGCTCTTCCTGGACGAGCCGACGACCGGCCTCGACCCGCGCAGCCGCAACCAGGTGTGGGACATCGTGCGTGCGGTGGTCGCCCAGGGCACGACGGTGCTGCTGACCACGCAGTATCTGGACGAGGCCGACCAGCTGGCGTCCCGGATCGCCGTCATCGACCAGGGCAAGGTGATCGCGGAAGGCACGAAGGGGGAGCTGAAAGCGTCCGTCGGCGCCGGTTCCGTCCATCTGCGGCTGCGCGACGCGGCCCAGCGGCCGCAGGCCGAGGAGGTACTGCGGCTCGCTCTCGACGCCGATGTGCAGCGCGAACCGGACCCGGTGGCGCTGACTGCCCGCGTCGGCACGGGGTCCGCCACCGG
Coding sequences:
- a CDS encoding NAD(P)H-quinone oxidoreductase is translated as MYAITIPEPGGPEALVWDEVPDPVPGEGEVLVEVAASAVNRADLLQRQGFYDPPPGASPSPGLECSGRIAEIGPGVAGWSVGDEVCALLSGGGYAEKAVAPAGQLLPVPTGLDLNRAAALPEVTCTVWSNVFMIAHLRPGETLLVHGGSSGIGTMAIQLAKAVGAKVAVTAGTKEKLEQCAALGADILINYREQDFVEEVRKATDRKGADVILDNMGAKYLDRNVRVLAVNGRLAIIGMQGGIKGELNIGALLAKRAAISATSLRARPLEEKTAIVAAVREHVWPLIVDGHVRPVVDREIPMNDAATAHRVLEESSHVGKVLLVAP
- a CDS encoding ATP-binding cassette domain-containing protein is translated as MSAQTSGLAIETAGLVKTFGETRAVDGVDLAVPAGTVYGVLGPNGAGKTTTVKMLATLLRPDGGEAHVFGHDVVREADEVRGRVSLTGQYASVDEDLTGAENLVLLARLLGHGKRSARLRAEQLLEAFGLSEAAGKQVKHYSGGMRRRIDIAASILNTPDLLFLDEPTTGLDPRSRNQVWDIVRAVVAQGTTVLLTTQYLDEADQLASRIAVIDQGKVIAEGTKGELKASVGAGSVHLRLRDAAQRPQAEEVLRLALDADVQREPDPVALTARVGTGSATGQGAAEAAARALAELARTGITVDNFSLGQPSLDEVFLALTGHDTKASAAPVDDTHETKDEAAA